From a single Gimesia fumaroli genomic region:
- a CDS encoding glycoside hydrolase family protein produces MPRNARLVFLVCFSLSLLTTATSFAAEPIDIGSRLELLVDDTLIESRSETARFELHHPTPKEIVFTYDKPWEGTGCGYQSIFKDGDKYRMYYKAWNLDVQEKKLGPNHSNFTCYAESDDGIHWKRPDLGLFSFPPGSGDKHNNIVIGKAYRDWMKSAKPDPVHPAVFKDENPACPADAKYKAILRSRGPHGLLVLKSHDGIHWSLLSEKPVITDGAFDSENLAFWDPATRQYRAYWRYFTKGTTNEKNWKPSGLRDIRTATSDDLLTWSKPQDLKYGDAPPEQLYTNQIKPYYRAPHILVGFPTRYIERGWSKSMEALPELKHRKMRSSISNRYGMAITEGLFMTSRDGVNFKRWPEAFLRPGIERKDTWNYGHQYIAWQLVKTKSDTAGAPNEISLYATEGYWTGKGSKLRRYTMRIDGFVSINAPLKGGEITTKPITFTGKELKLNFSTSAAGGITVELQTPKGKPIEGFTEADCTELFGDTISRPVHWKNGSDVSKLAGQPVKLKIKLKDADLYSFQFE; encoded by the coding sequence ATGCCACGCAATGCCCGCCTCGTTTTCCTCGTCTGTTTCTCCCTGAGCCTGCTCACCACCGCCACCAGTTTCGCAGCAGAACCCATCGATATCGGCTCACGGCTCGAACTGTTGGTCGACGACACGCTGATCGAATCCCGCAGCGAAACTGCCCGCTTCGAACTACATCACCCCACGCCCAAAGAAATCGTCTTCACTTACGACAAACCCTGGGAAGGCACCGGCTGCGGCTATCAGAGCATCTTCAAAGACGGCGACAAATATCGTATGTATTACAAAGCCTGGAATCTCGACGTGCAGGAAAAGAAGCTCGGCCCCAATCACAGCAACTTCACCTGCTACGCCGAGAGTGACGACGGCATTCACTGGAAACGCCCCGACCTGGGACTCTTCTCATTTCCTCCCGGTTCCGGCGACAAACACAATAACATCGTCATCGGCAAAGCTTATCGCGACTGGATGAAATCCGCCAAGCCCGACCCCGTCCATCCCGCCGTCTTCAAAGACGAAAATCCCGCCTGTCCTGCTGACGCAAAATACAAAGCCATTCTCCGCTCTCGCGGCCCGCACGGCTTACTGGTTCTCAAATCCCACGACGGCATCCACTGGTCGTTGCTTTCGGAAAAGCCGGTCATCACCGACGGCGCCTTCGATTCGGAAAACCTCGCCTTCTGGGACCCTGCCACCAGACAATATCGCGCCTACTGGCGCTACTTCACCAAAGGCACAACCAATGAAAAAAACTGGAAGCCATCCGGCCTGCGCGATATCCGCACCGCGACTTCCGACGACCTCCTCACCTGGAGCAAACCGCAAGATCTGAAGTACGGCGACGCACCACCCGAGCAGCTTTACACCAACCAGATCAAACCCTACTACCGCGCGCCGCACATCCTCGTCGGCTTTCCCACACGCTACATCGAACGGGGCTGGTCGAAATCGATGGAAGCACTGCCCGAATTGAAGCATCGTAAAATGCGTTCCTCGATCTCCAACCGGTACGGCATGGCGATTACCGAAGGCCTCTTCATGACCAGCCGCGACGGCGTGAACTTTAAACGCTGGCCCGAAGCCTTCCTGCGTCCCGGCATCGAACGTAAAGACACCTGGAACTACGGCCATCAATACATCGCCTGGCAGTTAGTCAAAACGAAATCAGATACCGCAGGCGCCCCCAACGAAATCTCCTTGTACGCCACCGAAGGCTACTGGACGGGCAAGGGGAGCAAACTCCGCCGCTACACAATGCGGATCGACGGCTTCGTTTCCATCAATGCACCGCTCAAGGGAGGCGAGATCACCACAAAACCGATCACCTTCACGGGGAAAGAGCTCAAGCTCAACTTCTCCACTTCCGCCGCCGGCGGCATCACCGTCGAACTGCAAACCCCCAAAGGAAAACCGATCGAAGGTTTCACCGAAGCCGACTGCACCGAACTCTTCGGCGACACCATCTCCCGCCCTGTCCACTGGAAGAATGGTTCTGACGTGAGCAAGCTGGCCGGCCAACCAGTCAAACTAAAAATCAAACTCAAAGACGCGGATCTGTATTCGTTCCAGTTTGAATGA
- a CDS encoding REP-associated tyrosine transposase gives MTKNRKQIRHYHEPGDCHELTFSCYQNKTLLNNVDWNLMLCQSIDRALVRYDLGLIAFVIMPNHVHLLVYPKQQECQIDRFLSAAKRPFSYRIKQLLAQAEDPLLDELMIRDRPGNTTFRFWQEGAGYDRNLSSRKVVEASISYIHLNPVRKGLVDQARDWKWSSARWYESEGQIVDSDLPVISGLSWDFFEAS, from the coding sequence ATGACAAAGAATCGAAAACAGATCAGGCATTATCATGAACCGGGGGACTGCCATGAGTTGACGTTTTCGTGTTATCAGAACAAAACTCTCTTAAACAACGTTGACTGGAATCTGATGTTATGCCAGTCAATTGATCGAGCGCTCGTTCGTTATGATCTGGGCCTGATCGCGTTTGTGATTATGCCAAACCATGTGCATCTGCTGGTTTATCCTAAACAGCAGGAGTGCCAGATTGATCGGTTTCTGTCTGCTGCCAAACGTCCATTTTCGTATCGGATCAAGCAATTGTTGGCGCAGGCAGAAGATCCTTTGCTGGATGAATTGATGATTCGGGATCGACCTGGAAACACGACTTTTCGATTCTGGCAGGAAGGGGCCGGGTACGATCGCAATCTTTCGTCTCGGAAAGTGGTCGAAGCTTCAATTAGCTATATTCATCTTAATCCTGTGAGAAAGGGGCTGGTGGACCAGGCACGTGACTGGAAGTGGTCCAGTGCACGCTGGTATGAAAGTGAAGGGCAAATTGTGGATTCGGATTTGCCTGTTATTTCAGGTTTGTCTTGGGATTTCTTTGAAGCCAGTTAG
- a CDS encoding DUF4291 domain-containing protein gives MTSLYEIRADYDRESIVVYQAYSSQIADAALKAQKFVAPFSFQRMTWIKPSFLWLMHRSNWGQKSGQTRILAVRIRREGWEKALSQGMLTSPEKQVYASGKTWEQEFNQASVHIQWDTERSPRGAALSCFSIQVGLSRHIIQEFVDEWIVGIKDLTPLVRKLNQIRKRSSKSLKRYLPEEKVYPVPAEWGRKLLISR, from the coding sequence ATGACGAGCCTGTATGAAATTCGCGCTGACTATGATCGTGAGTCGATCGTCGTGTATCAGGCTTACTCGTCGCAGATTGCCGATGCGGCATTGAAGGCGCAGAAGTTTGTCGCACCGTTTTCGTTTCAGCGGATGACGTGGATCAAACCTTCGTTTCTGTGGTTGATGCATCGCAGCAACTGGGGGCAGAAATCGGGACAGACGCGGATTCTGGCTGTGCGGATCAGACGTGAGGGTTGGGAGAAAGCGTTGTCGCAGGGTATGCTGACGTCGCCCGAAAAGCAGGTATATGCATCGGGAAAAACGTGGGAACAGGAATTCAATCAGGCTTCCGTACATATTCAATGGGATACCGAGCGGAGTCCACGGGGGGCGGCCCTGTCCTGTTTCAGTATTCAGGTTGGCTTGAGCAGGCACATCATTCAAGAGTTTGTGGATGAGTGGATCGTGGGTATTAAAGACCTGACGCCTCTGGTACGCAAACTGAATCAGATCCGAAAGAGGAGCAGTAAAAGTCTGAAGCGTTATCTGCCTGAAGAAAAAGTTTATCCGGTGCCTGCGGAATGGGGGCGAAAGTTGTTGATTTCCCGCTGA
- a CDS encoding serine hydrolase domain-containing protein has protein sequence MTVLRRWAALFMIGGTLILQQNALQGQTINHKLEPYLKSGNLPAVAAAVVERGVLTEYGAVGTRKMGADIPVTIFDKFHLGSDGKAMTATLAGMMIEEGKLKWDSTLGDVFPELKKSMAPGVEKVTLEQLLSHTSGMRADDENLMKLLKDSFDVDGDLNDQRYWLLKESVKLPLVAEPSKAWAYNNRGYTIAGAMIERVSGKPWDELIVERIFEPFELTTAGLGTQSTLGKIDAPLGHVIQKDGKVKSYMAGPNADNSMILGPAGCVHLSILDFATWAGWNAGNGTRMPCNIVKPEMVEKIHTPVFTIKGENRPGTPPEGKYAHGWGWVTVDWAPYPLLYHGGSNGKNLAQVWIDKKKDIAIVVMTNIGGQQADNALRGIAKELYEEAVAQY, from the coding sequence ATGACTGTTTTACGACGCTGGGCTGCTCTGTTCATGATTGGGGGCACTCTGATCCTCCAGCAGAACGCTTTGCAGGGACAGACGATTAATCACAAATTAGAGCCTTATCTGAAATCGGGGAATCTGCCGGCTGTAGCGGCCGCGGTGGTCGAACGGGGTGTACTGACTGAATATGGTGCGGTCGGGACGCGGAAAATGGGTGCCGATATCCCGGTGACGATTTTTGACAAATTTCATCTGGGTTCCGATGGCAAAGCGATGACCGCGACGCTGGCGGGGATGATGATTGAAGAAGGCAAGCTGAAGTGGGATTCGACACTGGGCGACGTCTTTCCCGAATTGAAAAAATCCATGGCACCCGGCGTTGAGAAAGTAACGCTGGAGCAACTGCTGTCACATACGAGCGGCATGCGTGCCGACGATGAAAACCTGATGAAACTGCTGAAAGATTCGTTTGATGTCGACGGCGATTTGAACGACCAGCGGTACTGGCTGCTGAAAGAGTCGGTTAAGCTGCCTTTAGTGGCTGAACCTTCGAAGGCGTGGGCGTATAACAACCGCGGGTACACGATTGCGGGTGCGATGATTGAACGCGTCAGTGGCAAACCGTGGGACGAGTTGATTGTAGAACGCATTTTTGAGCCGTTCGAATTGACGACCGCCGGTCTGGGAACGCAGTCAACACTCGGAAAAATTGATGCTCCCCTGGGCCATGTGATACAAAAAGATGGCAAGGTCAAGTCGTATATGGCGGGGCCGAATGCCGATAATTCGATGATCCTCGGACCCGCGGGATGCGTGCATCTCTCGATTCTGGATTTTGCGACCTGGGCAGGCTGGAACGCCGGGAACGGGACGCGGATGCCTTGTAATATTGTCAAGCCGGAAATGGTGGAGAAAATTCATACTCCGGTGTTTACGATCAAAGGTGAAAATCGTCCGGGCACGCCGCCTGAAGGGAAATACGCACATGGATGGGGCTGGGTGACCGTCGACTGGGCACCGTATCCCCTGCTCTATCATGGCGGCTCAAACGGCAAGAACCTGGCGCAGGTCTGGATCGATAAGAAGAAGGACATTGCGATCGTCGTCATGACCAACATCGGCGGGCAGCAGGCCGATAACGCGTTGCGTGGAATTGCGAAAGAACTGTATGAGGAGGCCGTCGCACAGTATTAA
- a CDS encoding TIGR02452 family protein: MKSRSGRASLAKTTLQVMEVGQYVNPQGESVAIAAEMEACKAGSEYFEPGQLEQLRDEVAAVPCPFEETRFELVNETTLEGARALAAEETGRIGVLNFASAKNPGGGFLGGSQAQEESLARSSALYGSLNLFHEEYYETHRKLRDAFYSDRMIYSPGCPVFRDDAGAFLEASYEVDFLTSAAPNAGAIQKQRPLMVAEIPGIFQRRMDKVLALFAAKGCDTLVLGAWGCGVFRNCPQMVAASFAEFLKPGGSYHGRFRRVRFSVLDRTETEPIYGAFAECFATAIETS, encoded by the coding sequence ATGAAAAGTCGATCAGGACGTGCTTCGCTGGCGAAGACGACGCTGCAGGTGATGGAGGTAGGTCAGTATGTGAATCCGCAGGGGGAATCGGTGGCGATTGCTGCGGAGATGGAAGCCTGCAAGGCGGGGTCGGAGTATTTTGAGCCGGGACAACTGGAACAGTTGCGGGATGAAGTAGCAGCGGTGCCCTGCCCCTTTGAAGAAACCCGTTTTGAACTGGTGAATGAAACGACGCTGGAAGGTGCCCGGGCGCTGGCTGCTGAGGAGACGGGTCGGATTGGTGTGTTGAACTTTGCGTCGGCCAAGAATCCGGGGGGCGGATTTCTGGGAGGGAGCCAGGCCCAAGAAGAGAGTCTGGCACGAAGTTCGGCCCTCTATGGTTCGCTGAATCTGTTTCATGAGGAATACTATGAGACGCATCGTAAGTTGCGGGATGCGTTTTACTCGGACCGGATGATATACTCGCCCGGCTGTCCGGTGTTTCGTGATGATGCGGGTGCGTTTCTGGAAGCCAGTTACGAGGTGGATTTTCTGACGAGTGCCGCCCCGAATGCGGGAGCGATTCAGAAACAGCGGCCGTTGATGGTGGCGGAAATTCCGGGAATATTTCAGAGACGAATGGATAAGGTGCTGGCATTGTTCGCGGCAAAGGGCTGTGATACGCTGGTACTGGGGGCCTGGGGCTGTGGCGTGTTTCGCAACTGTCCTCAGATGGTGGCTGCGAGTTTTGCGGAGTTTCTGAAACCAGGTGGATCCTATCATGGCCGGTTCCGACGTGTACGGTTCTCGGTGCTGGATCGTACGGAAACAGAGCCGATTTATGGGGCGTTTGCGGAGTGTTTTGCTACTGCGATCGAGACGAGCTGA
- a CDS encoding VOC family protein: protein MAAQLNLLVLRCRDLEACKRFYEQLGFEFQQEQHRTGPVHYAAQLEGMVFELYPLSEGAELELTRLGFQLSFEGDLRESLDRAGIGICNVLQHAESFVYVVQDPEGRKVVLS from the coding sequence ATGGCTGCTCAATTGAATCTGCTGGTATTGCGTTGTCGAGATCTGGAAGCTTGTAAACGCTTTTATGAGCAACTGGGGTTTGAATTCCAGCAAGAGCAGCATCGAACGGGGCCCGTGCATTATGCAGCGCAGCTGGAAGGAATGGTGTTTGAACTGTATCCACTGAGCGAGGGAGCCGAATTAGAGCTGACGCGGCTGGGGTTTCAGCTGTCATTCGAGGGTGATCTGAGAGAGAGCCTTGATCGAGCCGGGATTGGCATTTGCAACGTGCTCCAACACGCGGAGTCTTTTGTGTATGTCGTTCAAGATCCGGAGGGAAGGAAAGTCGTACTTTCCTAA
- a CDS encoding ArsR/SmtB family transcription factor → MPRSPTTTDAFNAIAEKRRRDIIHQLAGKERSVNDLAELLGVAQPQISKHLRVLREVKLVNVRQDGKHRWYSLNANQLKPVYEWVQTFERFWDHQLSNIKAVAEAKAAEQKQPGKQKEG, encoded by the coding sequence ATGCCAAGATCACCCACAACGACAGACGCTTTTAATGCAATTGCCGAAAAACGGCGACGCGACATCATCCATCAACTGGCGGGAAAAGAACGTTCCGTCAATGACCTGGCTGAGTTGCTCGGCGTTGCGCAACCGCAAATTTCCAAACATCTTCGCGTATTACGTGAGGTGAAACTCGTGAATGTAAGACAAGACGGCAAACACCGCTGGTACAGCCTGAATGCGAACCAGCTCAAGCCTGTTTACGAATGGGTACAAACATTCGAGCGTTTCTGGGATCACCAGTTATCAAATATTAAAGCCGTCGCGGAAGCGAAAGCGGCAGAACAAAAACAACCCGGCAAACAAAAAGAAGGGTAA
- a CDS encoding SRPBCC family protein, with protein sequence MVLATDNSLSSLHIERKLEIAAPVQATFEALLEQLGPGSTMPDGTPLPMKLEAWPGGRWYRDLGEGAGHLWGHVQVIKSPTLIEITGPLFMSYPVMSHIQYRLVETGDTTTLEFLHRATGNIDPSHAEHVVPGWEHILEQIKQRAQQTT encoded by the coding sequence ATGGTTTTAGCGACAGACAATTCGCTCTCATCTTTACACATTGAACGCAAACTGGAAATCGCAGCGCCCGTTCAAGCAACATTTGAAGCGCTGCTCGAGCAACTCGGCCCCGGTTCCACAATGCCGGATGGCACACCGCTCCCCATGAAACTGGAAGCCTGGCCCGGCGGACGCTGGTATCGCGATCTAGGAGAAGGAGCAGGGCATTTGTGGGGCCACGTGCAGGTCATCAAGTCCCCCACTCTGATTGAAATCACCGGCCCTCTGTTTATGTCCTATCCCGTCATGTCGCATATTCAATATCGCCTCGTCGAAACAGGAGACACGACGACACTCGAGTTCCTGCATCGCGCCACGGGCAATATCGATCCGTCACATGCGGAGCACGTTGTGCCCGGCTGGGAACATATCCTGGAACAAATAAAACAACGGGCCCAACAGACGACTTAA
- a CDS encoding DinB family protein, protein MTTQQQTCSITELAIEQLHQSRNFVLALLETLADDQLHVRVGGGNHALWVMGHLAFADDLFASAFLDEPGSLPEGHHELFAFGTTPSDNPADYPDREELLDRMQTARTRFINWAETLAGDALWEASPESVAPIAKNAITAVHTLAHHDFFHNGQLATIRSSLGMKPVFG, encoded by the coding sequence ATGACAACGCAACAACAAACATGCTCAATAACCGAACTCGCCATCGAACAACTGCATCAATCGCGAAATTTTGTATTGGCTCTACTGGAAACCCTTGCAGATGATCAACTGCACGTGAGAGTCGGCGGTGGAAACCACGCTCTGTGGGTCATGGGCCACCTCGCATTCGCAGACGACTTGTTCGCCTCAGCATTTCTCGACGAACCAGGTAGTCTGCCTGAGGGACATCATGAACTGTTCGCCTTTGGAACGACCCCTAGCGATAACCCTGCAGACTACCCGGACCGGGAAGAACTGTTAGACCGTATGCAGACGGCACGCACGCGGTTTATCAACTGGGCGGAAACACTGGCAGGAGATGCTCTCTGGGAAGCGTCTCCCGAATCCGTGGCACCGATTGCCAAAAATGCGATCACCGCAGTGCACACACTAGCGCATCACGACTTCTTCCATAACGGTCAACTTGCCACGATTCGTTCCTCGCTGGGTATGAAACCGGTCTTTGGATAA
- a CDS encoding ABC transporter permease — protein sequence MTDSPAPVVEISAKPRGGLTYSVFQYAGLLGVLVLLVLIFSLMSNNFLSKQTLVTVANNIPDLLVISVGMTLVLIIGGIDLSVGSLLALSSAVLGVCMVDWGWSLWAAVPVCLGVGALCGMLNGVISVKAGIPSFIVTLGMLEMARGSAYLLTDSQTKYIGSSIEWIGVPVKGFLFSPAFLLALVIVAVGQYLLTRTVFGRYCVAIGTNAEAVRMSGIRTAPCSIIVFTISGLLCGLAGVMQTSRLSTADPNAAVGLELSAIAACVIGGTSLMGGRGSVINTFFGVLIIAVLQTGLAQIGATDPIKRVITGAVIIVAVLLDAARQRWKRRG from the coding sequence ATGACGGACTCCCCTGCCCCTGTTGTTGAAATCAGTGCCAAGCCGCGCGGCGGACTGACGTATTCGGTCTTTCAATACGCGGGCCTGCTCGGCGTGTTGGTGTTGCTGGTGCTGATCTTCAGTCTGATGAGCAACAATTTTCTCTCGAAGCAGACGCTGGTCACGGTGGCGAATAATATTCCGGATCTGTTAGTGATTTCGGTCGGGATGACGCTGGTGCTGATCATCGGTGGCATTGATCTTTCCGTCGGTTCACTGCTGGCGCTGTCGTCGGCGGTGCTGGGCGTCTGCATGGTCGACTGGGGCTGGTCGCTGTGGGCGGCGGTGCCGGTCTGTCTGGGCGTGGGGGCGCTGTGTGGGATGCTCAACGGCGTGATCAGCGTGAAGGCGGGCATTCCGTCGTTCATCGTGACGCTGGGCATGCTGGAGATGGCCCGCGGCAGTGCGTACCTCTTGACCGATTCGCAGACGAAGTACATCGGCTCCTCCATTGAATGGATCGGCGTGCCTGTGAAAGGTTTTCTATTCTCCCCCGCGTTTTTGCTGGCACTGGTGATTGTGGCGGTGGGACAATATCTGCTGACGCGCACGGTCTTCGGTCGCTATTGCGTGGCGATTGGAACGAATGCGGAAGCAGTGCGGATGTCGGGCATTCGAACGGCCCCCTGCTCGATTATCGTGTTTACGATCAGCGGCCTGCTTTGCGGCCTGGCGGGCGTGATGCAGACCTCACGACTTTCCACAGCCGACCCGAACGCAGCGGTGGGTTTGGAACTCTCGGCCATCGCCGCTTGTGTAATCGGCGGCACCAGCCTGATGGGGGGCCGGGGTTCGGTGATCAATACGTTCTTCGGCGTACTGATCATCGCGGTCCTGCAGACCGGCCTGGCACAGATCGGGGCGACCGATCCGATCAAACGTGTGATTACGGGCGCGGTGATTATCGTCGCGGTGCTACTCGATGCAGCCCGGCAGCGGTGGAAACGACGCGGGTGA
- a CDS encoding sugar ABC transporter ATP-binding protein: MTVETQSLRFAAQHLSKDYVVRVLDDVSFELRAGEIHALLGANGAGKSTLCKIIAGLTPATEGSMQLNGAPYSPADKRFAESCGVQIVQQELNLIPTLSVAENLLLGRYPQRWGVIDRRELHQRARAALDRFGLSDIRTDQSAGSLGVGQQQMLEIAAALDRKCELLILDEPTAALSAGETERLFARLDELRSQGVGIIYISHRLDEIARIADRLTVLRDGKYVSMHAVSEFEPIERVVDLMTGETQAVEHALAEHTSRATARTMIRMQGLSGGPVKDVSFSVHAGERYGIAGLVGAGRTELLRLLFGADRVERGELYLRDETTPRRFRHPHEAVEAKLAMVTEDRKQNGLLLSQSIRVNTTLTSLDLLTGATGVINRRQEAAVVEAERTRLQIHARDIEQSVGTLSGGNQQKVAVAKWLLKEADVFLFDEPTRGIDVAARRNIHQLFDQLAAQGKALIIVSSDLEELFETCDRIGVMSAGRLVSEYARADWSYDAIMQDCFSGYSTQERTTVSGSTP; the protein is encoded by the coding sequence ATGACGGTGGAAACGCAGTCGCTACGGTTTGCAGCGCAACACCTTTCGAAAGACTACGTCGTGCGGGTGCTGGATGATGTGTCGTTCGAACTTCGCGCAGGGGAAATTCACGCGCTGTTGGGGGCCAATGGAGCCGGGAAAAGTACGCTGTGCAAAATCATTGCCGGTCTAACACCGGCGACGGAAGGGAGTATGCAGCTGAACGGCGCACCCTACTCTCCCGCGGACAAACGGTTTGCGGAGTCGTGCGGCGTGCAGATTGTGCAGCAGGAACTGAATCTAATTCCGACGCTCTCGGTTGCCGAGAACTTGTTACTAGGACGGTATCCCCAGCGGTGGGGCGTTATTGATCGCCGGGAATTGCATCAGCGGGCGCGGGCGGCGCTGGATCGATTTGGCTTGAGTGACATTCGCACCGATCAAAGTGCCGGGAGCCTGGGCGTGGGACAGCAACAGATGCTGGAGATCGCGGCGGCTCTGGACCGGAAGTGTGAGCTGTTGATTCTGGATGAGCCGACCGCGGCGCTGAGTGCAGGTGAAACCGAACGACTGTTTGCCCGGCTGGATGAACTGCGTTCTCAGGGTGTGGGAATCATTTATATCAGCCATCGCCTGGATGAAATTGCACGCATCGCCGATCGGTTGACGGTGCTGCGGGATGGGAAATATGTGAGCATGCATGCGGTGAGTGAATTTGAACCGATCGAGCGGGTCGTCGATCTGATGACGGGAGAAACCCAGGCGGTTGAGCACGCGCTCGCGGAGCATACGAGCCGAGCGACGGCGCGAACGATGATTCGTATGCAAGGACTGAGCGGAGGCCCGGTGAAGGATGTTAGTTTCTCCGTTCATGCGGGCGAACGCTATGGCATTGCTGGTCTGGTGGGTGCGGGACGGACCGAACTGCTGCGATTACTGTTTGGCGCGGATCGGGTGGAACGCGGGGAACTGTATCTGCGCGACGAGACAACGCCGCGCCGGTTTCGTCATCCCCATGAGGCAGTGGAAGCGAAGCTGGCGATGGTGACGGAGGATCGCAAGCAGAACGGGCTCTTACTTTCACAGTCGATCCGCGTGAATACGACGCTGACGAGCCTGGATCTGCTGACCGGTGCGACGGGTGTCATCAATCGACGCCAGGAAGCAGCGGTGGTCGAAGCGGAGCGCACACGTCTGCAGATCCACGCGCGGGACATTGAACAGAGTGTGGGTACATTGAGCGGCGGGAATCAGCAGAAGGTGGCGGTGGCGAAGTGGCTGTTGAAGGAGGCGGATGTGTTTTTGTTCGACGAGCCGACGCGGGGAATCGATGTTGCAGCGCGGCGGAACATTCATCAGTTGTTTGATCAACTGGCCGCGCAAGGCAAGGCGCTGATTATCGTCAGCAGCGATCTCGAGGAACTGTTCGAGACCTGCGACCGGATCGGCGTGATGTCGGCGGGGCGACTGGTGAGTGAATACGCACGCGCAGACTGGTCGTACGACGCCATTATGCAGGATTGCTTTTCAGGATATTCCACTCAAGAGAGAACGACTGTTTCAGGATCAACGCCATGA
- a CDS encoding class I SAM-dependent DNA methyltransferase has translation MLNPMYSDHADDYAAAIRNNSYNAHYERPSLLALLPDLKEKAVIDLGCGPGVYAEYLLSQGARVTAVDRSPEMVALVKQNLGEAVACYEQDLVLGLPQEADGVYNLAICPLAIHYLEDFTPLFRDVRRVLKPGGLFVFSTHHPFVDYPFSPSGNYFLTEKIVDEWDTVGRPVKVEFYRRPLSAIIQPVLEAGMMLVALSEGKPDPQMEQTDPDSFRKLSTEPGFLFVKCQAM, from the coding sequence ATGTTGAATCCCATGTATTCTGATCACGCTGACGACTATGCGGCGGCGATTCGCAATAACAGCTATAACGCACATTACGAACGCCCTTCTCTATTGGCATTACTGCCTGATTTGAAAGAGAAAGCGGTAATCGATCTGGGCTGTGGGCCGGGCGTGTATGCGGAATATCTACTGAGCCAGGGAGCTCGCGTGACGGCCGTTGATCGTTCTCCGGAAATGGTGGCGCTGGTCAAACAGAACCTGGGTGAGGCGGTCGCTTGCTACGAGCAGGATCTGGTGTTGGGGCTGCCTCAGGAAGCGGACGGGGTGTATAATCTGGCGATCTGTCCTTTAGCGATTCATTACCTGGAAGATTTCACACCCCTGTTTCGTGATGTCCGGCGCGTCTTGAAGCCAGGCGGACTGTTTGTGTTTTCGACGCATCACCCGTTTGTCGACTATCCGTTCTCGCCCAGCGGCAATTATTTTCTGACGGAAAAGATCGTGGATGAGTGGGATACGGTCGGGCGGCCGGTGAAGGTGGAGTTTTATCGGCGGCCGCTGTCGGCGATCATTCAACCTGTGCTGGAAGCGGGCATGATGCTGGTGGCACTTTCCGAGGGGAAACCCGATCCGCAAATGGAACAAACTGACCCGGACAGCTTTCGAAAGCTGTCGACGGAACCGGGATTTCTGTTTGTGAAGTGTCAAGCGATGTAA
- a CDS encoding cysteine hydrolase family protein, with amino-acid sequence MSRALLVIDVQNEYFTGALPITYPAGHLERILEAMDGAMAKQVPVIVVQHHFTDPAKPFFQKGTSGWELHPEVARRPHDLLVEKELPGCFTGTELEMWLREQKIDTLTIGGYMTHMCCDTTARQAVHRGFTVEFLSDATGTLALSNSAGDVTDEELQRSILCAQQMMLSEVLDVETWLKRL; translated from the coding sequence ATGAGTCGTGCTTTGCTGGTGATTGATGTGCAGAATGAGTATTTTACGGGAGCGCTGCCGATAACTTATCCGGCGGGGCATCTGGAACGGATCCTGGAGGCGATGGACGGGGCGATGGCTAAACAGGTGCCGGTGATTGTGGTGCAGCATCATTTTACTGATCCCGCCAAGCCATTCTTTCAGAAAGGGACGTCGGGCTGGGAACTGCATCCGGAAGTGGCGCGGCGGCCGCATGATCTGCTGGTAGAGAAAGAGTTGCCGGGCTGCTTCACCGGGACGGAACTGGAAATGTGGCTCCGGGAGCAAAAGATCGATACGCTCACGATCGGCGGTTACATGACACATATGTGTTGTGATACGACGGCCCGGCAGGCCGTGCATCGCGGGTTTACGGTTGAATTTCTGAGCGATGCGACGGGCACGCTGGCCTTGTCGAACTCAGCCGGCGACGTCACCGATGAAGAACTGCAACGTTCCATTCTATGTGCGCAGCAGATGATGCTGAGTGAAGTGCTGGATGTGGAAACCTGGCTCAAACGGCTGTGA